One Desulfovibrio aminophilus genomic region harbors:
- a CDS encoding outer membrane homotrimeric porin: protein MKRLVLLATLLAFVLGMAASAHAVTMKASGQYIIEFLVSDNFDLNENANTASDRNGDFNVFQRFRTQFDFIANENLKGVLATEIGDSADNQRWGGANFHFHDRDNSFRIRRAYIDFKIPDTKIANRVGFQGVNLPAAYGGGSLILDDEVAGVFTTIPVIDEVSVVAGYARLYDFDNTDSVSGTSNTSVDAGALIVPVKLDGFKFAPFFMYAYAGGAAVQEFGAGTNGSARMVRGLTSQGSNLEGRKVYWGGTSFEMTYFDPIKVMADVNYGSASGVGDVDDRSGWMFDLAVDYTGFDFMTPELFFAWTSGEDDKTTNGSERMPILTARNWGVGSFFFNGDSLIEGTPNGTTDARQLGFWAVGLQLKDISFIEKLKHTFIVMYAKGTNDENLVAGGNYYSYGYTLTEKDHIWEVDLNNSYKLYDELTLTFDLGYINNGYDKDVWASSATRNPADAYKLSTGLKYEF from the coding sequence ATGAAACGCTTGGTTCTGCTGGCCACCCTCCTGGCCTTCGTGCTCGGCATGGCCGCCTCGGCCCATGCCGTGACCATGAAGGCCTCGGGCCAGTACATCATCGAGTTCCTCGTTTCGGACAACTTCGACCTGAACGAGAACGCCAACACCGCGAGCGACCGCAACGGCGACTTCAACGTGTTCCAGCGCTTCCGCACCCAGTTCGACTTCATCGCCAACGAGAACCTGAAGGGCGTGCTGGCCACCGAAATCGGCGACAGCGCCGACAACCAGCGGTGGGGCGGCGCGAACTTCCACTTCCATGATCGCGACAACAGCTTCCGCATCCGTCGCGCCTACATCGACTTCAAGATCCCGGACACCAAGATCGCCAACCGCGTGGGTTTCCAGGGCGTGAACCTGCCCGCGGCCTACGGCGGCGGCAGCCTGATCCTGGACGACGAAGTGGCCGGCGTGTTCACCACCATCCCGGTGATCGACGAAGTGAGCGTGGTGGCCGGTTACGCCCGCCTCTACGACTTCGACAACACCGACAGCGTCAGCGGCACGTCCAACACCTCGGTGGACGCCGGCGCCCTGATCGTTCCGGTGAAGCTCGACGGCTTCAAGTTCGCTCCCTTCTTCATGTACGCCTATGCCGGCGGCGCCGCCGTGCAGGAATTCGGCGCCGGCACCAACGGTTCCGCCCGCATGGTGCGCGGCCTGACCAGCCAGGGTTCCAACCTGGAAGGCCGCAAGGTCTACTGGGGCGGCACCAGCTTCGAGATGACCTACTTCGATCCGATCAAGGTCATGGCCGACGTGAACTACGGCAGCGCCTCCGGCGTCGGCGACGTGGACGACCGTTCCGGCTGGATGTTCGACCTGGCCGTGGACTACACCGGCTTCGACTTCATGACCCCCGAGCTGTTCTTCGCCTGGACCTCCGGCGAGGACGACAAGACCACCAACGGTTCCGAGCGCATGCCCATCCTCACCGCCCGTAACTGGGGCGTGGGCTCCTTCTTCTTCAACGGCGACTCCCTGATCGAAGGCACCCCCAACGGCACCACCGACGCCCGCCAGCTGGGCTTCTGGGCCGTGGGTCTGCAGCTGAAGGACATCAGCTTCATCGAGAAGCTGAAGCACACCTTCATCGTCATGTACGCCAAGGGCACCAACGACGAGAACCTCGTCGCCGGCGGCAACTACTACTCCTACGGCTACACGCTGACCGAGAAGGACCACATCTGGGAAGTGGACCTGAACAACAGCTACAAGCTGTATGACGAGCTGACCCTGACCTTCGACCTGGGCTACATCAACAACGGCTACGACAAGGATGTGTGGGCCTCCTCGGCCACCCGCAATCCCGCCGACGCCTACAAGCTGAGCACGGGCCTCAAGTACGAGTTCTAG
- a CDS encoding outer membrane homotrimeric porin — MKRLVLLATLLAFVLGMAASAHAVTMKASGAWAVEFLFSENFDMAKGNDGDNQGDFNVYQRLRTQFDFIANENLKGVLATEIGSNADQQRWGGTNFHFHDRDANFRIRRAYIDFAIPGTKITNRIGFQNINLPAAVGGGSMILDDEVAGVVTAIPVIDEVSVVAGYARLYDYDNTNNVSGTSNTSFDAGVLIVPVKLDGFEFAPFFMYGYAGGAAVNAMAGIPAATYGGTWGLLTPTLGNAAGRKAYWGGTSFTMTYFDPIKVMADVNYGSASGTLETDERSGWMFDLAVDYTGFDFMTPELFFAYTSGEDDNLTNGSERMPTLNARNWALGSFFFGGDTLLQGSKGYGVEQTGFWALGLSLKDISFLEKLTHTFTVMYAKGTNDKNMIGNGQIAYGTSLTEEDHIVEVDLNTKYKLYEELSLTLDLGYIANGYDKDKWRVANPGLDKNDAYKLSTGILYEF; from the coding sequence ATGAAACGTTTGGTTCTGCTGGCCACCCTCCTGGCCTTCGTGCTCGGCATGGCTGCTTCGGCCCACGCCGTGACCATGAAGGCTTCGGGAGCCTGGGCCGTGGAGTTCCTGTTCTCCGAGAACTTCGACATGGCGAAGGGCAACGACGGCGACAACCAGGGCGACTTCAACGTCTACCAGCGTCTCCGCACCCAGTTCGACTTCATCGCCAACGAGAACCTGAAGGGCGTGCTGGCCACCGAAATCGGTTCCAACGCCGATCAGCAGCGTTGGGGTGGAACGAACTTCCACTTCCATGATCGCGATGCCAACTTCCGCATCCGTCGCGCCTACATCGACTTCGCGATTCCCGGCACCAAGATCACCAACCGCATCGGCTTCCAGAACATCAATCTGCCCGCGGCCGTCGGCGGCGGCAGCATGATCCTGGACGACGAAGTGGCCGGCGTGGTCACCGCCATTCCGGTCATCGACGAAGTCAGCGTGGTGGCCGGTTACGCCCGCCTCTACGACTACGACAACACCAACAACGTCAGCGGCACCTCGAACACCTCGTTCGACGCCGGCGTCCTGATCGTGCCCGTGAAGCTGGACGGCTTTGAGTTCGCGCCCTTCTTCATGTACGGCTACGCCGGCGGCGCCGCCGTCAACGCGATGGCCGGCATCCCCGCCGCCACCTACGGCGGCACCTGGGGCCTGCTGACCCCGACCCTGGGCAACGCGGCCGGCCGCAAGGCTTACTGGGGCGGCACCAGCTTCACCATGACCTACTTCGATCCGATCAAGGTCATGGCTGACGTGAACTACGGTTCCGCCAGCGGCACCCTGGAGACCGACGAGCGCTCCGGCTGGATGTTCGACCTGGCCGTGGACTACACCGGCTTCGACTTCATGACCCCCGAGCTGTTCTTCGCCTACACCTCTGGTGAAGACGACAACCTGACCAACGGTTCCGAGCGCATGCCCACGCTGAACGCTCGTAACTGGGCGCTGGGCTCCTTCTTCTTCGGCGGCGACACGCTGCTGCAGGGTTCCAAGGGCTACGGCGTCGAGCAGACCGGCTTCTGGGCTCTGGGCCTCAGCCTGAAGGACATCAGCTTCCTCGAGAAGCTGACCCACACCTTCACGGTCATGTACGCCAAGGGCACCAACGACAAGAACATGATCGGCAACGGTCAGATCGCCTACGGCACCAGCCTGACCGAAGAAGATCACATCGTGGAAGTCGACCTGAACACCAAGTACAAGCTGTACGAAGAGCTCAGCCTGACCCTGGACCTCGGCTACATCGCCAACGGCTACGACAAGGACAAGTGGCGTGTCGCCAACCCCGGTCTGGACAAGAACGACGCCTACAAGCTGAGCACCGGCATCCTGTACGAGTTCTAG
- the uvrC gene encoding excinuclease ABC subunit UvrC, with protein sequence MTTTFHFRSSDFPDSPGVYLMKDERGRILYVGKAISLRKRLASYFRGPRNLSAKTRALVARVVRVDVLAATTEKEALLLEESLIKKHRPRYNVVLRDDKQYLLFRLDKAARFPRLQITRRVARDGAVYFGPFTSAQSARETWRLLGRIFPLRKCSEKAFRNRVRPCLYHHLNQCLAPCVRQVDEEAYRDLVRRVERFLSGRAESVLSDLKREMNEAAEALRFEQAAVIRDRMAAIRRTVERQAVVLPGGGDLDVLGLEPVEEGLGLGLVFVRRGRVLDEQAFHFPDMGLEEAAEVLEGFLVQFYHAERFIPARIVADQELPDLLAEVLAERRDGEVRLTRPRGQAERGLLELAREVARRAAPRRSADPLAGLERRLRLGRRPVRVEGVDISHLGGAGTRAGLVVFEEGRRLPKESRHYALPELEGSSDDYAALAAWAARRVESGPPWPDLVLVDGGRGQLAAVERAFAEALRGREDAPVLELAAIAKGETRRAGELGDFIFRPGRKNPVDLSPGSPELLFLQSVRDAAHRFVLGGQRRSRASKALKSAVLELPGVGPKTARLLWERFGSLEALRAASVEDFRAVPGLGGKRAEKIVEALARLG encoded by the coding sequence ATGACCACGACCTTTCACTTCCGCTCTTCGGATTTCCCCGATTCCCCGGGCGTCTACCTCATGAAGGACGAACGGGGCCGCATCCTTTATGTCGGCAAGGCCATCAGCCTGCGCAAGCGCTTGGCCTCCTATTTCAGGGGGCCGCGCAACCTCTCGGCCAAGACGCGCGCCCTGGTGGCCCGCGTGGTCCGGGTGGACGTCCTGGCCGCCACCACGGAGAAGGAGGCTCTTCTCTTAGAGGAAAGCCTGATCAAGAAGCACCGGCCGCGCTACAACGTGGTCCTGCGCGACGACAAGCAGTACCTGCTCTTCCGCCTGGACAAGGCCGCCCGGTTCCCCCGGCTCCAGATCACCCGACGGGTGGCGCGCGACGGCGCGGTCTACTTCGGTCCGTTCACCTCGGCCCAGTCCGCGCGAGAGACCTGGCGGCTCCTGGGGCGCATCTTTCCCCTGCGCAAGTGCTCGGAGAAGGCCTTCCGCAACCGGGTCCGCCCCTGCCTCTATCATCATCTCAACCAATGCCTGGCCCCCTGCGTGCGGCAGGTGGACGAGGAAGCCTACCGCGATCTCGTGCGCCGCGTGGAGCGTTTCCTGTCCGGCCGCGCCGAGTCCGTGCTGTCCGATCTCAAGCGCGAGATGAACGAGGCGGCCGAGGCGCTGCGTTTCGAGCAGGCGGCCGTGATCCGCGACCGCATGGCCGCGATCCGGCGCACGGTGGAGCGCCAGGCCGTGGTGTTGCCCGGTGGCGGCGATCTCGACGTGCTGGGGCTGGAGCCGGTGGAGGAGGGCCTCGGTCTGGGGCTGGTCTTCGTGCGCCGGGGCCGGGTTCTGGACGAACAGGCCTTCCATTTCCCAGACATGGGCCTGGAGGAGGCCGCCGAGGTGCTCGAGGGCTTTCTGGTCCAGTTCTACCACGCGGAGCGCTTCATCCCCGCGCGCATCGTTGCGGATCAGGAGTTACCGGACCTGCTGGCCGAGGTGCTGGCCGAGCGTCGAGACGGGGAGGTGCGGCTGACGCGCCCCCGGGGACAGGCCGAGCGCGGTTTGCTGGAGTTGGCCCGAGAAGTGGCCAGGCGGGCCGCCCCGCGCCGGAGCGCCGACCCCCTGGCCGGGCTGGAGCGGCGGCTGCGGCTCGGCAGGAGGCCCGTGCGCGTGGAGGGCGTGGACATTTCGCACCTGGGCGGCGCCGGCACCCGCGCGGGGCTGGTGGTCTTCGAGGAGGGCCGCCGCCTGCCCAAGGAATCCCGGCACTACGCCTTGCCCGAGCTGGAGGGCTCGTCGGACGACTATGCGGCCTTGGCGGCCTGGGCCGCGCGGCGCGTGGAATCCGGCCCGCCCTGGCCGGACCTCGTGCTTGTGGACGGCGGGCGCGGCCAGCTGGCGGCCGTGGAGCGGGCCTTCGCCGAGGCGCTGCGCGGCCGAGAGGATGCCCCGGTCCTGGAACTTGCCGCCATCGCCAAGGGCGAGACGCGTCGGGCCGGGGAACTGGGCGACTTCATCTTCCGGCCGGGCCGCAAGAATCCCGTGGACCTGTCGCCCGGAAGTCCCGAACTGCTCTTTCTCCAATCCGTGCGCGACGCGGCCCACCGCTTCGTGCTCGGCGGCCAGCGCCGGAGCCGCGCGTCCAAGGCGCTCAAGAGCGCGGTCCTGGAACTGCCCGGCGTGGGGCCCAAGACCGCGCGCCTGCTCTGGGAGCGTTTCGGCAGCCTGGAGGCCCTGCGCGCCGCGAGCGTGGAGGATTTTCGCGCCGTGCCCGGGCTCGGGGGCAAGCGCGCGGAGAAGATCGTCGAGGCCCTGGCCCGCCTTGGCTAG
- a CDS encoding metal-dependent hydrolase: MELTWFGHSNFRLAHGGAAFSIDPFFTGNPKAPGDWRTALGPVDAVLVTHDHGDHLGQAVEISMERNVPLVGVFDTVCKLVSQGLPQELGLGMNLGGTVRPAGVAVQMVQAMHSSASGTCAGYILTWPDGFRAYHSGDTALFGDMEMFGRFQHIHLALLPIGGHFTMDPEAAAQACKLLGCDMVAPMHWGTFPILEQDTGGFRRHLAEAAPGVKLLDLEPGGTLTI, encoded by the coding sequence ATGGAACTGACCTGGTTCGGCCACTCCAATTTCCGTCTCGCCCACGGCGGCGCGGCCTTCTCCATCGATCCCTTCTTCACCGGCAACCCCAAGGCTCCCGGCGACTGGCGCACGGCGCTGGGGCCGGTGGACGCCGTGCTGGTGACCCACGACCACGGCGACCACCTGGGGCAGGCCGTGGAGATCAGCATGGAGCGCAACGTTCCCCTGGTGGGCGTCTTCGACACCGTATGCAAGCTCGTGTCCCAGGGCCTGCCCCAGGAATTGGGCCTGGGCATGAACCTCGGCGGCACGGTGCGCCCGGCGGGCGTGGCCGTGCAGATGGTCCAGGCCATGCATTCCTCGGCCAGCGGCACCTGCGCGGGCTACATCCTGACCTGGCCGGACGGCTTCCGCGCCTATCATTCCGGCGACACGGCCCTCTTCGGGGACATGGAGATGTTCGGCCGGTTCCAGCACATCCACCTGGCCCTGCTGCCCATCGGCGGGCACTTCACCATGGACCCCGAGGCCGCGGCCCAGGCCTGCAAACTGCTCGGCTGCGACATGGTCGCGCCCATGCACTGGGGCACCTTCCCGATCCTGGAACAGGACACCGGGGGATTCCGGCGGCATCTGGCCGAGGCCGCGCCGGGCGTGAAGCTCCTGGACCTCGAACCGGGCGGGACGCTGACTATCTAG
- a CDS encoding UbiX family flavin prenyltransferase has translation MNTESAKKRVVLAVTGASGLIYAGVLARELGSREDVELHLILSDAAREVMRHEDGLDEATLRAVGRTIYSERDIAAPPASGSWRHQGMIVCPCSMASLAAIAQGLGSNLIHRAADVALKEGMKLVLVPREMPLSTIHLRNMLAAREAGAVILPACPGFYHRPATIQDLAAHVAGKILDQLDIPHGLFGRWGE, from the coding sequence ATGAATACGGAATCCGCCAAGAAACGCGTGGTCCTGGCCGTCACAGGAGCCAGCGGCCTGATCTACGCCGGGGTCCTGGCCCGGGAACTCGGCTCCCGCGAAGACGTGGAGCTGCATCTCATCCTCTCGGACGCGGCCCGCGAGGTCATGCGCCACGAGGACGGGCTGGACGAGGCGACCCTGCGCGCCGTCGGCCGGACCATCTACTCCGAAAGGGACATCGCCGCGCCCCCGGCCAGCGGTTCCTGGCGGCACCAGGGCATGATCGTCTGCCCCTGCTCCATGGCCAGCCTGGCGGCCATCGCCCAGGGGCTGGGCTCCAACCTGATCCATCGCGCGGCGGACGTGGCCCTCAAGGAGGGCATGAAGCTCGTGCTCGTGCCCCGGGAGATGCCGCTCTCCACCATCCACCTGCGCAACATGCTGGCCGCCCGGGAGGCCGGAGCCGTGATCCTGCCCGCCTGTCCCGGTTTCTACCACCGCCCCGCGACGATCCAGGACCTGGCCGCCCACGTGGCGGGCAAGATCCTGGACCAGCTGGACATCCCCCACGGCCTGTTCGGCCGCTGGGGGGAATAG